TCTAGGCTTTTGTACCTAGTGCTTTAATGTTTTCAGGTAAACGTTCATTGTTACCATACATAAAGTGATTTGCCATATTTTCAGAGAAACGACTGGCTTCAGTGGTTAATCCAACGGCTTCTGCAACTTGACGAATGTGCATTGGTGATGCGCCACAGCATACTCCTAAATAATTCACTCCTAGTTCATAGGCGTTTTTTGCAAATTCTCCAATTTCATAACGATTACAAAACAGAGGATCTAATGCTGTTGGAAAAGTTCGTCCGTGTGGTGCAGGACAAGTACAATTATTATGATCCGATAAGTTAAAGAAAGTAGGTTCAGCTTTGGTAGTACGATAAGGAATGGGTAATCCACCTACGTGACAAGAGACCGCTTCACGAATTTCTTTTAGGTATGGCAACATTGTTTCAGGACCTCGAAAACAATTTAAACCAACAACGTCAGAGCCTCGTTGTTCTAATTCTTTACAAGCATCAACAATACTCCAGCCATCACTCATTTGATTACTTGCCATTGGTGCTAAAGTAAGAACAACAGGTAACCCTGTGGCTTTTGCTGCTTCTAACGCTTGAAAGGCTTCTTCTGCATAATAAAAGGTTTCACCTATAATCAGATCAGCCCCCTCTTCAACAGCCCAACCGACCATTTCATCAAACATACTACGCACTTCTTTTTGTTTAATTTTATCTGTTGGATGCCAAATATTGGTATTGGAAATATTACCTGCCATTAAATTATCAGGCTTAGCAAGGGCAATCTTTTTGGCAATTTGTAACGCAATACGGTTTAATGGTTCCAGCAAATCTTCTTTACCAATCACTCGCATTTTTTCACGGTGTCCATTGTAAGTAAATGCTTCAACAATATCAGAACCTGCCCGTTGAAAATCTCGATGTAGTGCTTCCAGAGCTTCAGGGTACTCTAAAGCAACCTCTGGTACAAATTCTCCTGCGGTTAAATAACCACGACGTTCTAATTCAAATAAAAAGCCTTCTGCACAAATAACAGGACCTTTATCTAAGCGTTGTGTAAGTATGTTTGACATTGTGTTTTCTCCATCTGTATTTTTATATTAAGGTCACTCTATCACTAAAGTTACTTTATAGATAAATCTTTATTTTTATGCTAAGTTATAGTTTTAAGCTATATAGTGGAATTTATGCCAACAATTAAACAACTTAAATATGTTATTAAAATAGTGGAATTAGGTTCTATCAGTGAAGCATCAAAACAGTTATTTGTTTCCCAACCAAGTCTTTCAAATGCACTAAAAGGAGTCGAAGAAGAATTAAATATCACCATTTTTCAACGCTCTGCTAAAGGGGTGACTCTGACTGATGAGGGTGTTGAGTTTTTAGCCTATGCACGTCAAATCATTGATCAGGTAACACTGATGGAAACGAAATATCAAAAATCAACACGCTCTCGTCAGCACCTTTCCGTTTCAGGGCAACACTATGCCTTTGCAGTTCACGCTTTTGCCAAATTAATTAAAAATTATACTGAGGAAGAATATGAATTTACCTTAAGAGAAACAGACACCTTTAATATTTTAAATGATGTGAGTACATTACGCAGTGAGTTAGGTATTATTTATATTAACGCATTTAATCGCGATGTAATGCATAAAATATTTAAAGAAAAACACCTAAAATTCACTCCATTATTTGAAGCGCAACCACATATTTTTACCAGTAAACATCATCCCCTTGCGAATAGAGATATGTTAACTTTAGAAGATTTAGAGCCTTATCCTTATCTTTCTTTTGAACAAGGGACAACCAACTCTTTTTATTTTTCAGAGGAGATTTTAAGTACTCATTTCCATAAAAAAAGTATTAAAGTCAGCGATAGAGCAACTATTTTTAATTTAATGGTTGGTGTTGATGGCTACACGATTAGCAGTGGTGTACTAAGTCGTAAATTAAATGACGAGAATATTATTTCCATTCCATTAAAGGTAAATGAAACAATGATTATTGGTTACTTGAAACATCGACAATCTCACTTGTCTTATCTTGCGTTGGAATACTTAGAGTATTTAAAACAACATATCCGTAATTACGGTTTTGAAATAATGAGTTAAGAAATAGATATTTTTATTAAAATGTGTAAAAATCATTCAACATCTTACCGCTTAAATCAGAGCAAATCTCTTTCATCGTCGCATAAACACATCGTTGTTTAAAAGATGATTTAATTGTATTGCGTTTAGTGTAAAATAATGTATATTTTCAATTTTGAAATATTTTAAATAAAAGGAAAGACAATTTATGATTTCGCAACTTACACAAACCAAGAGATGGTTGGCGGTTAATCAAAACACTGCATTTTGGATAAAAAGCTTTATTGGTTCAGCCTTAATTGCACTTTTTGCACAAATATCAGTACCAATGTATCCAGTACCGATTACAGGGCAAACCCTTGCCATTAGTGTTGTTGGATTAGGATTAGGACGTAAGGCAGGAACGACAGCAGTTTTATTATACCTATTAGAAGGTGTAATGGGGCTTCCTGTGTTTGCAAATGGTGGAACTGGACTGACCTCTTTATTAGGTCCATCAGGTGGTTATCTGATCGGTTTTGTACCTAGTGCTTATTTATTAGGTTATTTTAGTGACAAAGGTATTTTAAATTCATTCACAAAAAGTATTTTAGTAGCACTAGTTGCAAGTGCTGTTACTTTCGCTTTTGGACTGGCTCAATTGTCGTTCTTTGTACCAGCAGATAAACTATTACAACTTGGATTTTATCCATTTATTTTAGGTGGTATCATTAAAGCTGTTCTAGCAGGTTTATTGGTTATTCCAACCTATAAGTTTTTTTCAAAGTTATAAAAATAACCCACTCACATTGAAAAAAATAATAAGAAACCGCTATTTGGCGGTTTTTTTATTTATAAAAGTGTTATTACTTCAAACAAGCGGGTAGATGTGATGAAAAATTTGCAAATTTTTATCAAAATCTGTTATCTTTTTTTTAAACCAATTTAGATGAATTGAAATGAGTGATGAATTATTAGATGGCGTACCTTTAACTGCACTTTCTGGTGTAGGAGTTGTGATTGCAGAAAAGCTAAGTAAAATCGGAATAAACAACGTACAAGATCTCCTGTTTCACTTACCCTTTCGTTATGAAGATCGTACTCGAATTACCCCTATTTGTGATGCTCGCCCTGAAAGTTATGTAACAATCGAAGGCTATGTTCAGTTGTCTGAAATTCAATTTGGACGACGTAGAATGTTGAATGTGGTGATTTCCGATAGTACAAGTAAAATAACATTAAAATTTTTTAATTTTAATGCAGGAATGAAAAACAGCTTATCTGTTGGAGCAAGGGTTAAAGCCTTTGGAGAAGTAAAACGAGGGCGTTTTATGGCAGAAATTCATCATCCTGAATATCAAGTTATTCATAATAATCAAACGCTTACCCTTGCAGAAAGCTTAACCCCTGTGTACTCTACAACTGAAGGATTAAAGCAAAATTCACTGCGAAAACTAACAGATCAAGCTTTAGTTTTATTAGATCGTGTTACAGTGAACGAATTGTTACCTGATGAATTTAATCCTCATAAGTATAGCTTAAAAGAGGCATTGAAATTATTACATCGTCCTCCTCCTGACATTTCAGCAGATATATTGGAGCAAGGGAATCATCCCGCTCAAAAACGCTTAATTTTTGAAGAATTACTGGCCCATAATTTGGCGATGCAACAGTGCAGAATCGGTATGCAACAGCATTTAGCTGAAACATTGATTTATCAAACTGATTTAAAAGCACTCTTTCTTGCCGCTTTACCATTCACACCTACCAATGCCCAAAATCGTGTAATGCAAGATATTGAACAAGATCTTGCTAAGCCACAACCAATGATGCGATTGGTGCAAGGGGATGTAGGATCAGGTAAAACCTTAATCGCAGTCTTAACCGCTTTGCTCGCCATTGATAACGGCAAGCAGGTCGCATTGATGGCACCAACCGAAATTTTGGCAGAGCAACACAGTTTGAACTTTACGAATTGGCTAAATCCTTTTGGAATTAAAGTGGGCTGGCTTGCGGGTAAGGTAAAGGGAAAGGCTCGTAAAGCACAGCTAGAAGCGATTAAAAATAACGAAGTACAAATGATTATTGGCACTCACGCACTGTTTCAAGATGAAGTAGAGTTTGCCGATCTTAGCCTAGTCATTATTGATGAACAGCACCGTTTTGGCGTACATCAGCGTCTGACACTACGCGAAAAAGGAACAAAAGAAATCAATGGGCAAGAGGTTTATCCACACCAATTGATTATGACCGCTACTCCTATTCCTCGCACTCTTGCGATGACGGTATATGCTGATTTGGACACCTCAATTATTGATGAACTTCCCCCTGGTCGAACACCTATTACTACTGTTGCTATTTCAGAAGATCGTCGAGATGAAGTGGTAAAACGTGTGTATCAAGCCTGTAAAAATGAAAAGCGTCAAGCCTATTGGGTTTGCACCTTAATTGATGAATCAGAAGTATTAGAAGCTCAAGCGGCGGAATCTATTGCTGAAGATTTATGTCGTGCATTACCTGATCTCCGTGTTGGTTTAGTACACGGACGAATGAAACCTCAAGAAAAACAAGTGATTATGATGGAGTTTAAGCAAGCAAATTTAGATTTACTTGTTGCCACAACGGTAATAGAAGTAGGAGTTGATGTACCTAACGCAAGTTTAATGATTATTGAAAACTCAGAGCGTTTAGGTTTGGCACAGTTGCATCAATTACGAGGTAGGGTAGGACGTGGAGCAACGGCTTCTCACTGTGTTTTAATGTATAAACCACCTTTGGGTAAAATTTCTCAAAAACGTTTACAAATTTTAAGAGACAGTCAAGACGGTTTTGTGATTGCAGAAAAAGATCTTGAAATTAGAGGAGCAGGAGAAGTATTAGGGACAAAACAAACTGGAATGGCAGAATTTAAAATTGCCAACTTAATGCGAGATAGAAAAATGATACCTTTAGTACAAAACTATGCTAAACAGTTAATTTTAAACTATCCTGATACTTCACAAAAACTGATTGATCGCTGGCTTGATAAGCGTATTGCGTATGTAAACGCCTAAGCGGTAAGATTGATATAAAATCTATCCATATGTATGAATCTTTTAGGTTTCACACTAATTTGTAAATTTTGATCAGAATGTTACCGCTTGTATGGGAGTATTAAACCATAGAAAACAAAAAAGGCTAATTCCAATGTATGAAATTAACCTTTTGATACTCTAGCCTTAAATTAAGATGTTATTAAAATAAGTTCACCATTAAAACTTATATTCTACTGATACCGACATATTTCTACCAGGTGCATAATAACGCTCTAATCCTTTACCACTAAAGTCTACCGAATTACTTCTTGAACCTAATGGATTGATACCACGTAATGAGTCCCAGTGTTGATACTTAGTATTAAACAAGTTGTATATACCACCTCTTAAAGTTAGGTTTTGTATTGGCTTATAATAACCAAATATATCCAACATTACTGCAGATTTATTTAAATACTTATAAGTATGGTTTTTAGTATAAGACTCTTTTTTAACACAACCAGATTTTTGTACAAGAGTGCGTTTCCAGTCTTTATCCCACTCATATTCACTGACTATCCCCATTTTCACACAGTGTGAATGTTCTTTCTTTACTTGGGCATCTTTGGCTTTTTTAGCACCTAAATAGCTTAAACGACTAGCAATCCCCCAAATACCTGCTGGTTGATCATAGTCTAACCCAATCACTGCCTTAAGTGGCTGAATTGACATTAAACTTGCACCATTATTCACTTTGCCTCTGGTATAACCTAAAGACCCTAATAATTTCCAGCCTTCAGAAATAGGCAATACCTGATCCAAATCTAACTGTTTGGTTAATTCAAGCCCATAAATACGAGCCTTATTATGATTAACAGATTGATAAGCAGGTTTTTGATATGCTAATTGCCCGAAAGTTTCATCTTTAAAGCTCAGTTCTTCATCAATAAAATCTTTATAATGGTTATAAAAGACAGTGGTTTTTGTACTACCTAAACGCCCTTTGCCCATTAAGGAGAGGGTTTGACTGATACTATGTTCTGCTTTTAAATTAGGATTAGGTTCCCAATTGCCTAAGCCACTGGGCCAGCTAAAATACATTTCCGAATTAGTTGGAACACGAAAACCAGAACCAACTTGATAACCTAGTCCCCAGTTATCATTTAGTTGTGCATTTAACCCTATCACAGCCCCCCAATTTTTAAAGACTCGATCATCAGGGATTGGATTTAAACACAATCCACCACAAGGCGCATTTGGCGCTTTAACAGAGATCGTGGTTTGATCATAACGTACGCCAAATTTACTCGAAAACGTCTCATTCCATCTTACTATATCTTGTAATGAAGCAGTTATTTTTTTGGTATTTGTGGGCGATTGAATAGTACTTAATAATGGTGTGCAATTACGAACACCATTTTTTGGAAAACAATTCATATCATTGTTTAATACTTCAAAGTAACGCTTACTTGTGGCAGTTTTAAAGGATAATTGATGTTCACCCCAATGTGTTGTCAATGGTTGTGAATCAAGGTTTAACGATAATTGCTTCAAATCACCATTGAAATAACGGTTTTTAATTTGCCAAGGGTTTGGATCCCACCCAAGTGACTTACTGTCTGGATAAGTAGGAGAAAGGTAACTGTACTCTGATGTAATTGCAATGAGGTTACTGCGATGATGGCTATAATCAAGTTTGACAGAGGATAAATAATCAGAGTCAGGTGTCCATTCATAGTAAAGATTACGAGTATCAAATTGATTTAAATCCCTTGCGTTTTTCTTAGCACCAATACTATATTTTATAAGTAAATAAGAGTAAGAATCTGATTTTTCCTCAGTTAGCACATTTTTATTTTGACGAGTGATTGCAATACCAATGTGATGATACGGATTAAGATGATAGTTCAATTTAAACAAATAATTATTGTTATTATGCTCCGCAGGATTTGGTACCTCTCGAGATGCACCAAAAACACGCTTATCTCCTTTTCCTGCACTTTTCAGTTCGTGACCTTGACGATATGAAAGTACACCCATTGCATCAAAATGTTCACCAATATAACCTAAACCTAAGGTTGCAAAGGTTTCTTCATTTTTACTTGCATAGCCTGTACGAACAAGCCCTCCAACGGTTTTTCCTTTGGTAACAAGATCATTCACTTCCAGCGAGCGATAATTCACACTTCCACCTAATGAACCACTGCCACCGTTAAAACTATCTGCCCCTTTTACAATCTCAATATTACTCGCAACCTCTGGATCAATAGAGAGGCGAGAGCTATTATAATTACTATAAAGCGCATAAAGAGAGTTTTCTTCAAAGCTAGGAATATCAACACCATCAAAGGTAATACCTACACGGTTGGCTTCTACCCCACGCATTGAAAATCCTTTTTGATTACGGCCACTATCCGCCAAACCTAAATCAAGAGAATAACGGACTAAATCTCTGTTGGAATGAACCAACTCATCATTAAGATTTTGACGAGTTTTGATCTCTGTTGTAATGGACTTACTATGATGATCCTCTACAACAATAACCCCTAAAGTGCTAACATCCGCAGGTTCTGCCAATGCAACCTGCCCAATACCCAAAATAGCAATAAGGTAACTGTTTACCCAATATTTTCCCTGCATTTTTTGTTTTCCATAACAAAGTAAAAAGAATCGGTATTCTTAATCAAAATCATTATTATTTCAATATAATTTAATGATCTTTATACAAAAATGATGTGATTGATAAATTTTATAGCAAAAATTGTTTATAAGTTAGTAAGTTATTTAATTTGCAAAAAATTAAAATAATGTGACCGCTTATATGAGAGGATTGAGATCTAAAAAACAAAAAAGGCTTGGAATCCCAAGCCTTTTTATATTTCGCATTAAGCAAAAATTATTTTTTACCCAAACGCTCTTTAATACGAGCAGAACGACCACTACGCTCACGTAAGTAGTAGATCTTCGCTTGACGTACATCACCTTTACGTTTAACAGCGATGCTGTCAATTACAGGTGAGTGAGTTTGGAATACACGTTCAACACCTACGCCATTTGAAATTTTGCGTAGTGTGAATGCTGAATGCAAGCCACGGTTACGAATTGCAATAACCACGCCTTCGAACGCTTGCAGACGGCTTTTACTACCTTCTTTAACCCATACCTTAACTTCTAATGTGTCACCCGGACGGAAGCTAGGTAAGTCTTTCTTTAACTGTTCTTCTTCAATTTGTTTAATGATGTTACTCATAATAATAAACCTTATATAATTCTAGAAATAACTGAATCTATGTATAACGCTGTTTAATTTTCTTTAACAACGTCGCTTGTTCGTCAGTCAGAGCTAGATCGTCTAATAGCTCAGGGCGTCTTAACCACGTTCGTTCAAGGGATTGTTCTAATCGCCATTTACGAATATTTTCGTGATGTCCAGACATCAACACTTCGGGTACGGGTTCACCATCAAGCACTTCAGGGCGAGTATAATGTGGGCAATCTAATAATCCTGTTGCAAAAGAATCTTCTTCTGCGGAAGCTTGTTTGCCTAATACCTTAGGAATAAATCTTGCAACAGCATCAATTAATGTCATTGCAGGAAGTTCCCCTCCTGTTAAAACGTAATCTCCAATTGACCATTCTTCATCAACTTCCGCTTGAATTAAGCGTTCATCAATGCCTTCATAGCGACCACAAACTAAAATCATTTTTTGGTTTGTTGCTAAGGTTTTTACACCTTGCTGATCAAGTTTACGTCCTTGCGGTGAAAGGTAAATTACCTTTACTTCCGCTGTTTCATCTTCGCTTAATGCAGCACTTTTCGCTGCGTGAATTGCATCTCGCAACGGCTGCACCATCATTAACATACCTGGTCCACCACCATAAGGGCGATCATCGACCGTATTATGCTTATCAAAGGTAAAATCACGAGGATTCCAACATTGAATTTGCAAAAGATTGTGCTTTACGGCTCTTCCTGTTACGCCATATTCCGTAATTGCTTTAAACATTTCAGGAAATAAGCTAATAATTCCTATCCACATAATAAGCTCTTTTGATTACGGTTATGCATACCTGAGGTTAGAAACCTGCGTCCCACTCCACTTCAATAATTTTAGTGGTGAGATCGACTCTTTTAACTACTTGTTCGTATAAAAACGGAATTAACCGCTCTTGTTTTCCGAAAGCATCTTTACTTTTAGCTTTAACAACTAAAACATCGTTTGAACCTGTTTCCATTATCTCAGCCACTGTACCCATTTGATAGTCAGAGGTGTTAACAACCTCACAACCAATTAAATCGTGCCAATAAAAATCGTCTTCTTCTAATTGAGGAAAGACACTTAAATCCACACCAATTTCTGCATTGGTAAGTAGCTGAGCAGATTCACGTTCTTCTGTACCTTTTAGTTTCACAATTAAATCATTTTTGTGATAACGCCAGCTTTCAAGTTCGACTGGTTGCCATTGTTCTTTAACTTTTAAAAACCAAGGTTGATAGTCAAAAATACTTTCTTGTTGTTCTGTTGATGAATAAAGGCGTAACCAGCCACGGATACCATAGGTTGACCCTAATTTTCCTACCGCTGTAATTTTTTGTTCGCTCATTCTATCCACCTACATTTAATAAAATTGTGAATTAAGCTTCTTTACGTGCTTCTTTCACTAAAGTTGCAACACGTGTTGAAAGTGAAGCACCTTTAGCAGCCCACGCATCTACGCCTTCAACATTCACGCGTAAACGCTCTGCTTTACCAGCTGCCATTGGGTTGAAAAAACCTAAACTTTCAATAAAACGACCGTCACGTGCACGACGGCTGTCCGCTGCAACGATTTGATAAAATGGGCGTTTTTTAGATCCGCCACGAGATAAACGAATGGTTACCATAACCTTCCTCTAAATAATTGATAGTAAAAAGAAACCCTCGTTCGAGGTGAGGGCGTGTATTTTGCTTGTCTAAAAAATAGAAAACAAGCG
This DNA window, taken from Pasteurella skyensis, encodes the following:
- the recG gene encoding ATP-dependent DNA helicase RecG, which produces MSDELLDGVPLTALSGVGVVIAEKLSKIGINNVQDLLFHLPFRYEDRTRITPICDARPESYVTIEGYVQLSEIQFGRRRMLNVVISDSTSKITLKFFNFNAGMKNSLSVGARVKAFGEVKRGRFMAEIHHPEYQVIHNNQTLTLAESLTPVYSTTEGLKQNSLRKLTDQALVLLDRVTVNELLPDEFNPHKYSLKEALKLLHRPPPDISADILEQGNHPAQKRLIFEELLAHNLAMQQCRIGMQQHLAETLIYQTDLKALFLAALPFTPTNAQNRVMQDIEQDLAKPQPMMRLVQGDVGSGKTLIAVLTALLAIDNGKQVALMAPTEILAEQHSLNFTNWLNPFGIKVGWLAGKVKGKARKAQLEAIKNNEVQMIIGTHALFQDEVEFADLSLVIIDEQHRFGVHQRLTLREKGTKEINGQEVYPHQLIMTATPIPRTLAMTVYADLDTSIIDELPPGRTPITTVAISEDRRDEVVKRVYQACKNEKRQAYWVCTLIDESEVLEAQAAESIAEDLCRALPDLRVGLVHGRMKPQEKQVIMMEFKQANLDLLVATTVIEVGVDVPNASLMIIENSERLGLAQLHQLRGRVGRGATASHCVLMYKPPLGKISQKRLQILRDSQDGFVIAEKDLEIRGAGEVLGTKQTGMAEFKIANLMRDRKMIPLVQNYAKQLILNYPDTSQKLIDRWLDKRIAYVNA
- a CDS encoding biotin transporter BioY — encoded protein: MISQLTQTKRWLAVNQNTAFWIKSFIGSALIALFAQISVPMYPVPITGQTLAISVVGLGLGRKAGTTAVLLYLLEGVMGLPVFANGGTGLTSLLGPSGGYLIGFVPSAYLLGYFSDKGILNSFTKSILVALVASAVTFAFGLAQLSFFVPADKLLQLGFYPFILGGIIKAVLAGLLVIPTYKFFSKL
- the rpsP gene encoding 30S ribosomal protein S16; the encoded protein is MVTIRLSRGGSKKRPFYQIVAADSRRARDGRFIESLGFFNPMAAGKAERLRVNVEGVDAWAAKGASLSTRVATLVKEARKEA
- a CDS encoding TonB-dependent hemoglobin/transferrin/lactoferrin family receptor is translated as MQGKYWVNSYLIAILGIGQVALAEPADVSTLGVIVVEDHHSKSITTEIKTRQNLNDELVHSNRDLVRYSLDLGLADSGRNQKGFSMRGVEANRVGITFDGVDIPSFEENSLYALYSNYNSSRLSIDPEVASNIEIVKGADSFNGGSGSLGGSVNYRSLEVNDLVTKGKTVGGLVRTGYASKNEETFATLGLGYIGEHFDAMGVLSYRQGHELKSAGKGDKRVFGASREVPNPAEHNNNNYLFKLNYHLNPYHHIGIAITRQNKNVLTEEKSDSYSYLLIKYSIGAKKNARDLNQFDTRNLYYEWTPDSDYLSSVKLDYSHHRSNLIAITSEYSYLSPTYPDSKSLGWDPNPWQIKNRYFNGDLKQLSLNLDSQPLTTHWGEHQLSFKTATSKRYFEVLNNDMNCFPKNGVRNCTPLLSTIQSPTNTKKITASLQDIVRWNETFSSKFGVRYDQTTISVKAPNAPCGGLCLNPIPDDRVFKNWGAVIGLNAQLNDNWGLGYQVGSGFRVPTNSEMYFSWPSGLGNWEPNPNLKAEHSISQTLSLMGKGRLGSTKTTVFYNHYKDFIDEELSFKDETFGQLAYQKPAYQSVNHNKARIYGLELTKQLDLDQVLPISEGWKLLGSLGYTRGKVNNGASLMSIQPLKAVIGLDYDQPAGIWGIASRLSYLGAKKAKDAQVKKEHSHCVKMGIVSEYEWDKDWKRTLVQKSGCVKKESYTKNHTYKYLNKSAVMLDIFGYYKPIQNLTLRGGIYNLFNTKYQHWDSLRGINPLGSRSNSVDFSGKGLERYYAPGRNMSVSVEYKF
- the rplS gene encoding 50S ribosomal protein L19; the encoded protein is MSNIIKQIEEEQLKKDLPSFRPGDTLEVKVWVKEGSKSRLQAFEGVVIAIRNRGLHSAFTLRKISNGVGVERVFQTHSPVIDSIAVKRKGDVRQAKIYYLRERSGRSARIKERLGKK
- a CDS encoding LysR family transcriptional regulator codes for the protein MPTIKQLKYVIKIVELGSISEASKQLFVSQPSLSNALKGVEEELNITIFQRSAKGVTLTDEGVEFLAYARQIIDQVTLMETKYQKSTRSRQHLSVSGQHYAFAVHAFAKLIKNYTEEEYEFTLRETDTFNILNDVSTLRSELGIIYINAFNRDVMHKIFKEKHLKFTPLFEAQPHIFTSKHHPLANRDMLTLEDLEPYPYLSFEQGTTNSFYFSEEILSTHFHKKSIKVSDRATIFNLMVGVDGYTISSGVLSRKLNDENIISIPLKVNETMIIGYLKHRQSHLSYLALEYLEYLKQHIRNYGFEIMS
- a CDS encoding homocysteine S-methyltransferase family protein, whose amino-acid sequence is MSNILTQRLDKGPVICAEGFLFELERRGYLTAGEFVPEVALEYPEALEALHRDFQRAGSDIVEAFTYNGHREKMRVIGKEDLLEPLNRIALQIAKKIALAKPDNLMAGNISNTNIWHPTDKIKQKEVRSMFDEMVGWAVEEGADLIIGETFYYAEEAFQALEAAKATGLPVVLTLAPMASNQMSDGWSIVDACKELEQRGSDVVGLNCFRGPETMLPYLKEIREAVSCHVGGLPIPYRTTKAEPTFFNLSDHNNCTCPAPHGRTFPTALDPLFCNRYEIGEFAKNAYELGVNYLGVCCGASPMHIRQVAEAVGLTTEASRFSENMANHFMYGNNERLPENIKALGTKA
- the rimM gene encoding ribosome maturation factor RimM (Essential for efficient processing of 16S rRNA), giving the protein MSEQKITAVGKLGSTYGIRGWLRLYSSTEQQESIFDYQPWFLKVKEQWQPVELESWRYHKNDLIVKLKGTEERESAQLLTNAEIGVDLSVFPQLEEDDFYWHDLIGCEVVNTSDYQMGTVAEIMETGSNDVLVVKAKSKDAFGKQERLIPFLYEQVVKRVDLTTKIIEVEWDAGF
- the trmD gene encoding tRNA (guanosine(37)-N1)-methyltransferase TrmD, whose translation is MWIGIISLFPEMFKAITEYGVTGRAVKHNLLQIQCWNPRDFTFDKHNTVDDRPYGGGPGMLMMVQPLRDAIHAAKSAALSEDETAEVKVIYLSPQGRKLDQQGVKTLATNQKMILVCGRYEGIDERLIQAEVDEEWSIGDYVLTGGELPAMTLIDAVARFIPKVLGKQASAEEDSFATGLLDCPHYTRPEVLDGEPVPEVLMSGHHENIRKWRLEQSLERTWLRRPELLDDLALTDEQATLLKKIKQRYT